TAGCTGCCCCTTTATTGCATCCAACCACCGTTCAGCAGGAAAAAATTATTAAGACCGATACTCTACTGACAAGTATTGCAGGTTACGCTCAAAAGGGATTCTCCCCAAGCTCCTTGAGCAATTATATAAGGAATCCCCTTGACTTTTATAAAAGAAGCATTTTGGATATTAAGGACATAGTGGCAGTTGAGGAAACCATTGCCGCCAATACCTTTGGAACCATTGTGCATGACACATTAGAGGAGCTCTATACGCCGTTTATCGGCCAGGAATTATCGAGACCCCTTCTCGAAAATGCTAAGACCAAAATACAGTCTATCGTTAAGTCAAATTTTAGAAAGACCTATTTGGATGGTAATATTGGTACCGGAAAGAATTACCTGTCCTATCATGTAATCATTAAATATATACAGGATTTTATCGATTTAGAAATCAGCGAATTACAAAATCACACCATTAAAATCTTGGCATTAGAAAAGAAATTGACCTTAGACCTTAATATCACTGATATCCATTCCCCCATTCTACTTAAAGGAAAGCTGGACCGAATAGACGAATTTGACGGTGTTACAAGAATTATAGATTATAAGACCGGGAAAGTTGAGAAGCGCAATGTGGAAATTAAAGATTGGGATTGTCTAATAGAAGAAGAACAATGCGGCAAAGCCTTCCAATTGTTATGCTATTCCTACATGTATTCAAAAACACATCCAAATCAGGACCTACTTGCCGGTATCATTTCTATAAAAAATTTGAGGGAGGGTTTACTCATGTTTGCAAAAAAAGAACCTGTTGAGAGTCAGAAAACATTCATAATTGGCAATGATATGCTCTTCATGTTTGAAAATCTGCTGTATAAACTGATTAGTGAAATTTTCAACCCAGAAATTCCCTTTCTAGAGAAACAGGTATAATGCTATTTTTTATCGGGTCTGGAGGGTCTAACTTCAATCTTACTGGGCAAAGTTCTTGGATTCATTTTCAATAAATCTAGCACAAGCTCTCCTATATCTTCAGGTTGAATTTTCCACGCATCACCTTCGCCCGGCTCATTATTGTTGAAATGCGTCGCCACGGAACCTGGCATAATGGTTGAAACCTTGATATCATATTTCCTCAAATCAAGCATAGCCGCCTGTGTGAAACCGACCACCCCAAATTTTGAAGCATTGTACCCTGCGCCAGTAGCAAAAAAGTTGGTTCCTGCTAAACTTGCTAAAGTAATGTAGTAACCCTTGGATTTTTTTAGCGCCTCTACCGATGCTTTCAGGGTATGAAATACTCCGTTAAGGTTGGTGTTGATCATACTGTGCCAGTCCTTGTCAGTCATTTCATCGATTGCAGCAAAATGCCCTACACCTGCATTGGCCAATACCACATCTAATTGACCCCACTTATCCAAAATTTCAGCAATAGCCTTCTTCTCGTCCTCCATTTTAGAAACGTCGGATACAATCCCCAAAACGGAATCATCATTAAAATCCTTTAATGCTTGACCCACGCTTTCTTGTGACCTTCCGCTGATCGCCACTCTCATTCCATGCTTCAATAGTGCTTTTGCCACTCCAAAACCAATTCCTTTTGTCCCACCAGTTATGTAAGCTACTTTATTGTTTAAATCCTTCATAGTTTATTTATTATCCTTCCAAGTTACAATTTATAGGAATTTAATGTAGCTGATAAAGAACAACATTTAACGGTTTTGATTTGTTATATTTAGCGCTTACTAAATTTTTGAAATGAACAGAATAATACTTTGGTCCATTACCGTAGCACTAGCTGGGTTCTTATTCGGGTTTGATACTGTTGTTATATCTGGGGCGGATAAACAATTACAGTTGTTGTGGAATAGTTCCGACGCTTTCCATGGTTGGGTAGTGATTTCCGGTGCATTGTGGGGTACCGTTCTTGGCGCTTTATTTGCCGGATATCCTACGGACAAATTTGGCAGAAAAAATACACTTATTTGGATTGGAATTCTTTTTAGTGTCTCAGCGTTTGGATCGGCCTTTTCCAATGATCCCATCACTTTTGCGATATTTAGGTTTTTAGGTGGCATAGGCGTCGGTGTTTCCACAATTGCGGCACCTGCTTATATTTCGGAGATTTCGCCAGCAGACAAAAGAGGTAAATTAGTAGGTTTTTATCAGTTCAGCTTAGTTTTTGGTATTCTCATTGCCTTTCTTTCCAATTACATGCTTAGTGGACTAGGAGATAATTCTTGGCGATGGATGGTTGGCGTAGAGGGTATTCCTGCAATTATTTATACGTTGTTCGTATTGACCGTACCTAAAAGCCCAAGATGGTTGATTACACAGAATAGAATTGAAGAGGCAAAGAAAGTACTCTTACTCATTGATCCTTCCCAAGATGTTAATGAAACCATCGAACTCATTCAAAATGACAATAAAAATACAGTTACGGGAGAATCTATTTTCATGAAAAAATATCGCTTTCCGTTGATACTGGCATTTCTTATTGCCTTCTTTAATCAGGTATCAGGTATTAACGCTTTTCTATACTACGCACCCCGTATTTTCGAGGAAGCCGGTCTTGGCCAAAGCACTGCCCTCTTAAGTAGTGTTGGTATTGGAGTAACCAACATGCTGTTTACACTGCTTGGAATTAATTTGATAGATCGTTTAGGTCGCAAACAGCTCATGTATATTGGTTCTATCGGTTATATCGTATCTCTTTCTTTGGTAGCCTGCGCTTTCTTCCTAGAATGGGAGGGTATAGCTGTACCTATTTTTCTGTTCTTATTCATAGCTGCACATGCCGTTGGCCAAGGGTCTGTAATTTGGGTTTTTATTTCTGAAATATTTCCCAATCATTTGAGGGGTAGTGGGCAGTCCTTTGGTTGTTCCGTACATTGGATTTTGGCAGCTGCCATACCTGCTGCAGTACCATTTCTATTCTCAACTATCGGTGCAGGAACTGTTTTTATGTTCTTTGCCTTCATGATGGTATTGCAGCTGTTATGGGTTCATTTTATTATGC
This sequence is a window from Maribacter aestuarii. Protein-coding genes within it:
- a CDS encoding SDR family oxidoreductase: MKDLNNKVAYITGGTKGIGFGVAKALLKHGMRVAISGRSQESVGQALKDFNDDSVLGIVSDVSKMEDEKKAIAEILDKWGQLDVVLANAGVGHFAAIDEMTDKDWHSMINTNLNGVFHTLKASVEALKKSKGYYITLASLAGTNFFATGAGYNASKFGVVGFTQAAMLDLRKYDIKVSTIMPGSVATHFNNNEPGEGDAWKIQPEDIGELVLDLLKMNPRTLPSKIEVRPSRPDKK
- a CDS encoding sugar porter family MFS transporter, whose amino-acid sequence is MNRIILWSITVALAGFLFGFDTVVISGADKQLQLLWNSSDAFHGWVVISGALWGTVLGALFAGYPTDKFGRKNTLIWIGILFSVSAFGSAFSNDPITFAIFRFLGGIGVGVSTIAAPAYISEISPADKRGKLVGFYQFSLVFGILIAFLSNYMLSGLGDNSWRWMVGVEGIPAIIYTLFVLTVPKSPRWLITQNRIEEAKKVLLLIDPSQDVNETIELIQNDNKNTVTGESIFMKKYRFPLILAFLIAFFNQVSGINAFLYYAPRIFEEAGLGQSTALLSSVGIGVTNMLFTLLGINLIDRLGRKQLMYIGSIGYIVSLSLVACAFFLEWEGIAVPIFLFLFIAAHAVGQGSVIWVFISEIFPNHLRGSGQSFGCSVHWILAAAIPAAVPFLFSTIGAGTVFMFFAFMMVLQLLWVHFIMPETKGVSLEELSKKLTKS